The Petrotoga miotherma DSM 10691 region GCGGGGCGAAGGGGCGCTAACAGTAAGTTTTAGAAGAAATTTTATAATAAAGCTTCAAAAGTTCACAGGACGGAGGTTTAACAACATTGAAAGCAAAACTTATCTTAACAGCATTATTTCTGTCTTTCTTTACCTCGCTTTTTTCCTATGAACTCTTCTTCTCCGGTGGAGAATTAGCACACTTTATAAACCAAAAACTAACAACGAGCACTTCAGTAAAAGTTGTATCTTTCAGTTTGGATGACACAATTTCTAAAAAATTATCAGCTATAAATCACCAAATATTTTTAGAAAAAGATGGTGGATATTCTGGTGATTTAAATTTAAACATCAAATATGACAAAAACACCGATGGTTATCTACATCAAAAATATATGATTTTTGATAACAACTCAGTATTATTTGGAACCGGAAATTTTACTGCAAGCGGTTTATTAACAGATTTAAACATCTTTATCTACACCGAAGATGAAAAGATCGTAAAAGTTTTTCTTGCTGAATATGAAAACTTTCAAAGAGGTAAATTTGGATATTCAAAAAAAGCAATCAATGAGCGCCTAAACACGACAGAATTCGGGAAAGTAAAAATAGTAACTGGGCCATCAAAAGAGGTCCTTAACTCAGTTTTAAATGAGATTAAGAGATCCAAAATTTCTATAAAAGTTTTTTCATATTCTTTCACCGATCCCTACTTCGTCCATATCTTGGAACAAGCTTCCTCCAATAATGTAGTTGTTGAAATACTATCCGACGATTGGAACAAAATCTACACATCACCATTAAAATATATGCAAGGCATAAATATAAAGTATAGAAATGACATTCATGCAAAGTGTGTAACAATAGATGGAGAAATGGTCATTATAGGAAGTTACAATCTGACCTACAGGGCAAGAGAGAAAAATGACGAAATGGTTGTAATAATTAAAAATAAAGGGTTAGCTGACATCATAAATAGAAAATTTGATTTATTATGGCAAGAATGGTAAAATATATTGGTGTTTCTTTTTTTCAATACCAAAAAAGGAGGCCTGTGCTTTTAAAAAATCAACTAAAAGCACAAATTAGCTATGAAAATAAGAATATCTTTGGCCCAAATGAATTCCACAGTTGGCGATTATCAGGGAAATATTGAAAAGATAAAAGATTTCATCTCTAAGGCAGACGAAAAAGGTGCCGATCTGATACTCTTTCCAGAATTAACTCTAAATGGTTATCCTCCCGAAGATTTAATCTTAAAAACTCAATTTTTAAGGGATTCTTTGAAAAGTATAGAAGAAATACAAGATTTTAGCGAATCTAAAGATGTTGTAATAGTTTTAGGTGCTGTTGACTGGGATGTTGAATCCTACAACACTGCTTTTGTTATTTATAAAGGGGAAATCTATGGTAGTTATAAAAAGATGTTCTTACCAAACTACTCTGTTTTTGACGAAAAAAGATATTTTACTGCCGGTAGAACACCTTTTTTAATGGAAATTGAACGGATCAAAATAGGAATAACAATTTGTGAAGATCTGTGGGTTCCCAATGGACCGGCTGTTTCCTTAGCCCAAAACGGAGCCAATTTGATTTTAAATCTTTCTTCGTCTCCTTTTTATAAGGGAAGAAATAAGGTAAGGTTCGAAATGCTCAAAACTAGAGCATCAGAGTTATCAAGTTGGATTGCTTATTGCAATAATGTAGGTGGACAAGATGAGTTGGTTTTCGATGGTGGAAGCGTTGTAATTAACCCATACGGAGAAATAGAATTAAGTGCTCCTTCTTTTGAAGAAGGGTTGTATTTTATAGATATAGATCCCCTAGAACCCACTAGAGCGAATTTAAGGGAAGGAAAAAGGAAACATTACAATCAAAGTGCCTATTATGAAAGTGTAAATACAATCAAAATAGGGAAAAAGATTACGGGAAAAAATCCTATAAAAGCTATCAAAGTTGACTCTTTTGATCTATACGAGCAATTGTACCTCGCTGTAAAAACAGGGATAAAAGATTATGTATGGAAAAATGGTTTCCAAAAAGTTGTATTAGGACTAAGTGGAGGAATAGATTCCTCGCTCACGGCGGCTATTGCTGCGGACGCTATAGGTCCTGAAAATGTTTTAGGATTACTAATGCCTTCTCAATACTCTTCTAAAGGCAGTATCGACGATTCGATAGAACTATCCAAAAATTTAGGAATAAATTACAAAATAATTCCGATAAATGACATATACGAAAAATATATTGAAAATTTGAAAGAAAGCTTCAAAAGTACTGAAGAAGACAAAACTGAAGAAAACATTCAAGCAAGGATAAGGGGAAACTTAGTAATGGCATTTTCGAACAAATATGGATATTTAGCCTTAGCATGCGGAAATAAAAGTGAAGCAGCTACAGGATATGCTACAATGTATGGAGACATGGCCGGGGGATTCTCTCCCATTAAAGACTTATACAAGACAGACCTATACAAAGTTGCCAGAAAATACAACGAACTTCACGGAAAAGAAATTATTATAAAATCTATATTAGAAAAACCGCCTTCAGCAGAGCTTAGACCAAATCAAAAAGATGAAGATACCTTACCTCCATATGCTTTACTGGATGAGATTTTATTCAAGTATATAGACAGAGAAATGTCTTATGATGAATTACTACAGGAAGGATACGATGAAGGGTTATTGAAAAATGTAATAAATATGGTCAACAAGAACGAGTACAAAAGAAGGCAATCTGCTCCTGGTATAAAACTAACTGAAAGAAGTTTTGGAAAAGACAGAAGAATGCCAATTACTAATAAATATATTCCCTGGTAGTTAATGTCGGTGGGTTGCTAGGTAAGGGGTAAAGGCGACGTTTCCTTGGGGATGAGCTGCAGGGTCCAAGGGGCCCTTCGGCCTTTTCCTTATGGGGTGGGCTGCGGGGCGAAGGGGCGCTAAATAAAGACTTTTTTCCTCACGGATGGGCTTTTGAGGATGAAAGAGGAAAGACCTTTTTCCTTAAGGGTGGGCTGCGGGGCGAAGGGGCACAAATAAAGACTAAGCGCAGCTTACAAAAAAACGATGCCAACAATTAACGAAAAAATGCTCTACTTTTTAAAGGGTCACAGGGCGGAGCCCTTTTGCAGCCTTGTGCAAAAAGGTTTTTATAAAGCCTTAGAATTGACTTCCAAATTTCCATTTGCGTAGAAAATGATGTTTTTCTCAGATCTATGCAATAAACTTTAATTTTGAACTTGGGGTTTTTAAGGGGCTTGCCCCTTAACGTCCAAGGGTGGGGAGCGGGGGAAAGGGCGCTAAAAACAACCATTAAAACAGGAGAAAAAATCATGGAAGAAAAAGAAAAAGACCAATCCAACGACAGTCTAAAAAATTTATTAATCATCATTGGCACTATGGCAGTCATATATTTTGCAACTTTCATACTATGGAATTTGTACGTAGAAAACTTAGAAAACCATTATTACTATCCATATGTAAAAATCAAAGAAACCGGCTACGAACGGGTTAAAAAAATGCCTTTTTCGCCCAAAGGTTACAATATAACTATTGAAAAAAGCAATATCACAAACACTTACACAGTAAAAACGAAGTTTGGTTCATTCAATATTCAAACATTTGACGATAGATTCTTCTTTTTTGAAAACTCTGATATGGTAGTAATCTCATATCCTTCATACGATTTCAGAGGTCTTGAATATTCTGTAATTCTAAAAAATGGGAATATCTTTAAATTTGTCATAGTACCAAACGAAGAAATTGTGGAAGATATCTTCACCTTTGTTGAAAACCTTCTAAGAATAAGGGTTTTAGAGGTTCCAGAATTAGCAAATTATGATTATATCAAAGAAAGTGAGGACAGTTACACCATTGAAAGTAAAAGACAAGAATTTACTTTGTCAAAAAATTTAATAAGCACAGTAGGTGAATCTCAAGACTACATTTATTTCATTTCTAAAAAGTATGGCTTGTTCAACAAGATTTACTATTTAGAAAAATCAACCAATAATTTTGGAGAACTAATAATGATATCGGAATCTCAAGAATTTTGGAGCAATAATTAGAAAATTTAGAAATAAAGAATTTTCAAGTATTATATTTATTTTAAAAAAGTTACTGGGATTGGGTCCAAAAGGGGTTATCTAATTTTAAAGATTCTATCAAAAGCTATATTGGGAGGGTAAAACATGGATTTTATAAGTAAAATTACCGTCGTTCCAAAAATCCCAGAAAAGATTTCTGGGTTAAAAGAACTCTCTGAAAACATGTGGTGGACTTGGAATTATAAAGCTCAAGCCTTATTCGAAAACATAGACAAAGAGCTTTGGGAATCCACCCAGAGAAACCCGGTCACTTTTTTAAAGCGTGTGGAACAAAAAAAGTTAAACAAAGCTGCAGAAGATTCAAAATTTAATGAACTCTATCAAGAAGTCATGAAAGGGCTCTCTGATTATATGAATGAAAATAGCAACACATGGTTCAGAAAAACCCATAGTTCTTTTAAAGAAGGGGAAATTGCTTACTTTTGTATGGAATACGGCCTTCACGAATCTTTTCCAATGTATTCTGGCGGTTTAGGAATATTGGCTGGTGATCATCTAAAAAGTGCAAGTGATCTAGGTATACCGCTTATAGCTGTAGGTTTATTATATCAAAAGGGGTATTTCATTCAGAAACTCAATTCGGAAGGTTGGCAAGAAAGTATATATTTAGATTACGATTTTTCGGATTTCCCTATAATTCCTGCCAGAGATAGCAACGGAGATGAAATATACGTCGATATAGACCTATTGGGGAAAAAGATATTCGCTAAAGTATGGCAAGTAAAGGTTGGAAGAGTGAACCTATATCTTCTTGACACCAACCTAATGCAAAATGACCCTGAAGATAGAGAAATAACCTCCACATTGTATGGTGGAGACATAGAGATGCGCATAAAGCAAGAAATATTAATAGGGATTGGTGGAGTTAAAGCGGTAAGAAAGTTAGGATACAACCCATCTGTTTGGCACATGAATGAAGGTCACGCTGCATTCTTAGGGCTTGAAAGAATACGTGAATTAGTTCAAGAACATGGCTTAACTTTTCAGGAAGCAATTGAAGCGGTTCGGGCTGGAAACGTTTTTACCACTCACACTCCTGTACCAGCTGGAAACGATGTATTTTCTATTTCTTTAATTGATAAATATTTTGGAGACTTCTGGCCTAAATTAGGAGCTTCAAGGCAGGACTTTCTAAATTTAGGATTAGAAAAGCAACAAAGCACGGAAGAATTATTTTCAATGACCATTTTGGCGCTAAAACTCTCTGGAAGATCAAATGCAGTTTCAAGGCTACATGGAGAAGTATCAAGGAAGTTATGGAACCATGTTTGGCCTGGTATTGAATGGTTGGAAGTACCTATAAACTATGTCACCAATGGTGTACATATAGACACATGGTTAAACCCAAAATTACAGGAATCTTTAAAAGAATACTTGGGCGTAGACTGGATGTCAAAGATAGACGATCCAGAACTTTGGGAAAAAATTGACAACATCCCTGACCATGAACTATGGGAAACTCACCAACAACTAAAGAAAGAATTAATAGAATACGTCAGAAAAAGCATAAAAGCACAAAGATCGAGACATGGAGAAACAGTTGAACAACTTGAAGAAGTAAATCAAATAGGTGATGAAAAAGCTTTAACTATTGGTTTTGCCAGAAGATTTGCTACTTACAAAAGAGCAGATCTAATATTCAGTGATGAAGAAAGATTAAAAAAGATTTTGAACGATCCGGACAAACCCGTACAATTAATATTCGCTGGTAAAGCTCATCCTGCAGATAAACCAGGTCAAGAACTCATAAAAAAGATATACGAATACTCACGAAAACCAGAATTTCAAAATAAGGTAATAATTCTGGAAAATTACGATATGGATATGGCAAGGCACTTAGTTTCGGGTGTTGACATTTGGTTAAACAATCCTAGACGTCCAAGAGAGGCATCTGGAACATCAGGCCAGAAAGCCGGAATGAATGGAGCTATAAACTTCTCAGTTTTAGATGGCTGGTGGGTTGAAGGATACAACGGTAAAAATGGATGGGCCATAGGGGACAACAGAGACTATGAAGACTTGAAATTACAGGATAAAATAGACAGTGTTTCAATATACAACCAATTAGAAAAACAAATAGTGCCTCTGTACTATGAAAAAGAAGAATCTAACGTTTCAAAAGAATGGGTATCAAAGATGAAAGAATCTATTAAAAGTGTCACGTCTTTCTTCAACACATCAAGAATGCTCAAAGAATACACTCAAAAACTATATATGCCAGCTCTTGAGCAACACATACGTTTTTCAAACGATGACTTTAAATTGGCAAAAGAATTTGCCGGTTGGGTTAAATTATTAAAAGAAAATTGGGACTCTATAAAAATACATGTCAAACTCGATCAAGATATTACTGGCGTAAAAAATGCAGAAGAAGAAATAGGAGTACAAGCAGAAATATACTTGCCAGGTATAGGGCCTGACTCAATCCTACCAGAAGTTGTATTTGCAAGGTTAAAAGACGGAAAAATTGCCAATATAAGGCGGTACGATATGAAACTCATCAAAGAAGTACAAAAAGACACATATCTATACTCAGTAAAATTTAAAATAGAAGACAGGGGGGAATATGGAATAAATGTAAGGGTAACACCTAACAATCCTCTCATGCCCCATAAAAACTACTTGATGGGACTAGTAAAATATCCTCAATAAGATTTTGTAAATTTTTAATAGACCCCCTTGATTTCAATATATTGTCGTGTTATCATATAAAAGTACAATATATTGATTCAAGGGGGTAATTTTCATGAGAGTTTTAAATAAATGGATCCAAAAAGAACCATCGAAGAATGCAATCACCATATTAAAAGACAGATATTTCTTAAAAGATGGCGAAGGGAATTATTTAGAAAGCACATGGGATGAAGTTGCAAAAAGGATTGCAAGACATGTTGCTGCAGCTGAAGTAAACTATACCAACGATGTAGAAGAAATAAAAAATGCAGAAGAGCATTTTTATCAACTAATTAAATCTCGAATTTTCTTACCAAACAGTCCAACGATATTCAACGCAGGCAAAACAATGGACAGACAATTATTCAAAAAAGATATAGAAGAAACAACTTTAGAAGACTACAAAACAATTTTTGATTCAAGAACAAAACACAACATGTTATCTGCATGTTTTGTAATCCCTATGGACGACTCAATGAACGCCATATTCGATGCGGTAAAAAATGCTGCTTTAATAATGAAATATGGAGGAGGAGTGGGATACGACTTCTCTGTTTTACGTCCAAAAGGTTCTTCTATTGCTGGAACAGGGGGAAAATCCTCCGGACCCATTAGCTTCATGCATGTTTTCAACACAGCAGCTTCCACGATAGAACAAGGTGGGGCAAGGCGGGCAGCTCAAATGGCTGTACTAAGGTATGATCATCCCGATGTCTTTGACTTTATAAATTCCAAAAAAGACAACAAAGGCAACAATGTCTTGAATTACTTCAATATTTCAGTGAACATTGACAACCCAAAAGAATTCAAAAAAATGCTCGAAGAGGATGGAGATCTCACCTTAGAACATCCCGCATCATCCATAAGAAAGACTATCAAGGCAAACGATTTAATGAACAAAATGGTAGAAAACGCATGGAAAACGGGAGATCCTGGCATGCTCTTCCTTGGCAGACACAATCAATACTACGCAATGAGTGAACATACCCCAGTCACCGCCACAAACCCATGCGGAGAAGAACCACTACCACCTTTTGGAAGTTGTAATCTCGGTTCTATAGACGTTGCAAAGTTGGTTGAAGACATGGATTTAGGAAACCCCAACTCGGATGATATTTCAGAATTCCAAGAAATAATATATTGGGCTGTTAGATTTTTAGATGACGTCATAGAATCAAACATCTACCCTCTAAAAGAAATTGAAGAAATATCGAAAAAGCAAAGATTTATTGGATTAGGAATGATGGGATTAGCAGATGCATTATACATAAAAGAGCTACCTTACAACTCAGAACAAGCCAGAAAGTTCATGGCAAAATTAACCGCTGAATTAGCGTATTTCTCTCATATTGCAAGTACTGAATTAGCCAAAGAAAGAGGCAATTTCCAAGATTTTCAAAGATCCAAATACCCGGACGGTTTCATACCATTTCCCATGTTGGATGACGAAATAGACGAAGACATAAAAGCATGGAATGAAAAAATACGTCAACATTTTCAAGGCGAAGCCACAAAATACAAAAGAAATGTACAAACGAACACCATAGCCCCAACAGGTTCAATATCTAACTTGGCAGACACATCAAGTGGAATCGAGCCAAATTTCTTACTATCCTATGTAAGATACATGACCAACAAAGAAGGAGACAGAGTTCCCCTATCTTATATAAATCCAATATTAATGGAAAAAATAGGCACCAACATGACAGAAGAGTTAAAAGCTGAAATCATTGAGAAAGGAAGCATTCAAAATATAGACAGCATACCAAACGAAATTAAAAAAATATTTGTAACCTCAATGGACATACCACCAAAAGATCATTTATTAGCCCAACACGTAATTCAAAGTTATCTTGATGCTTCATGTTCTAAAACTATAAACATGCCTAAATCTTCAACAATAGAAGACGTTAAAGCTATCTATCTACAAGCATTAGAATTAAATCTAAAAGGATTAACTATTTACAGAGATGGGAGCCTTGAAACTCAAGTTCTAACCTCCGCTTCCAAAGAAGAAAAAGAAACATCCGAAACACAAGGCAAAAGCGTTACATTCTTCGTATTGGACGAAAAGCATAAACTAAGGGCAAGGCCAAGAAAAGAAACCTTACGAAGCGTCACACGAAAGTTCAAACACGACACGGGAACAGTATACGTCACCGTTTCCTTCGATGATGGCGGTGAAGCCGTAGAAATCTTTCTATCAGATGGCACAGAAACTGCAGAGGTTATTGGAAGATTATCATCCATAGCTTTAAGAGCGGGCGTCTCAACTGATGAAATAGTTGAGCAATTAAAAAAAGTTAAGGGAACATATTGTAAAGAATTGGCACAAGAAATAAGCAAAGCCCTCAACGATTTCAACCAATTATGGGGATCTCAAATAGAAGATTATGAAGTAATAAGAACGGGAACGCCGAAAACCAGGGAAGAAGTAGAAAAATTCGTATACGCCAACGACTTAAAATACGAAAAAGGATATTATATAGACTCAGAAGGCAACGCATACTGCCCAAGCTGCTTATCTAAAAATACCCTGATAAACGAATCAGGCTGTGTTACCTGCACCACTTGCGGATGGTCAAAGTGTTCTTAAAAATATATATATATAACAAATATTCAAACCCGGTGGAAATGCTCACCGGGTTTTTATATCGTAAATACGACTTAGCTATAATAATTTTAATAACGTGGATTTTATTATCAGAAGCTATTCTTTATCTACTTTTTTACTACTAGAATAACTAATTACCTTTACATCTTCTACAGTAATTAATCCATCTTTAACTAATTCCTGGACCTCAGGTAATATTTTTTCAATCTTTTCAGCCTCATCTACCACTTCTATTATCAAAGGAAGATCTGAGGATAATTGTAAAATATGTGCACTTTCTATTCTACTATTTAAGCCGAAACCTTCTATGCCTCTAATGACAGTAGTACCAGCCATCCCAGCCTTTTTAAACTTCTTAACTAAAACGTGGTAAAGTGGCTCATGATTCCATTTATCTGTTTCACCAATATATATTTTTAAAATCTTGCCTTCTCCTGAATATTGCATAATTTTCTCCTTTCTATGGACTACCTAGCAATTTAAATAAATTTATTAAGAAAACGGAATTAGCTAATAGCCTTTGCTAGAATAATGCCCCCCATAACAGAAACAAGACCTAAGAGCAAATTCGAAAGGATATTCATTACAGCAAAGAACCAATCACGTTCTTCAATAAGAACAACTGTCTCATAACTAAAGGTTGAAAAAGTAGTCAGAGCACCGATAAATCCCGTGGTGATTGCCAATCTAAGGTAAGGATGAGTTAAACCTTTCTCTAGGAAAAAGGTCATTATAAATCCAAGAAGAAAAGACCCAAGAACATTAACTATTAAAGTACCATAAGGTAAAACACCCTCAAGTTTCAAGCTAACCCACCTCGAAAGCAAAAATCGACTAATCGCTCCAAAAAATCCTCCTAACCCTACAAAGAAAATTTCTACCATATTTGGCTCCTTTCTTTTTCTAAAGATCTTTTAACATTATTATATATTATAATTATTCAAAAACAAAAAAAGTTATAATATTTATGGAGACCTTAAAATAGAAGATAAAGAAAATAATAAAAAAAGTCTGTCGATCTCCAATAAGGTAAAAATCCTAGGGGATCGACAGACAAGTGGTAAAAGTCACAAGCATCATATCATGTATATTTGAATTGAATTTTAACAATTTTTCAAAATTTTGTTTGACAATCGTAATTATTTATGATATAGTATTTATAGATATCTTATGCCTTTTTATCCTACCTATGAGGAATGGAAACGTTTCTTCTTGTTTCACAATTTCAAGAACTTTTTTTTCTTTTTATCCTACCTATGAGGAATGGAAACTCCATTGAAAAAGGCTTTCCTTGAAAAGAACCCTATGCCTTTTTATCCTACCTATGAGGAATGGAAACTCTTTTAAATGTTTCTATTTTTTTGGGTTCCCACGACTTTTTATCCTACCTATGAGGAATGGAAACAGCCTATAGCCCCAGACTTTGAAATAGCGTCTACTACTTTTTATCCTACCTATGAGGAATGGAAACAAAATAAGTCCGCTCAAGATGAGGATTAAGTTGGAACTTTTTATCCTACCTATGAGGAATGGAAACTTTATTTCCTTTATTATTATATTCAACAGTATTGAACTTTTTATCCTACCTATGAGGAATGGAAACATAAAAAGATTTATGATTTTTTAGAAAATTCGGATTTTACTTTTTATCCTACCTATGAGGAATGGAAACAGTTCCACAAAGAAATTTTCTAGCTGCCTGCTTGCCTTTTTATCCTACCTATGAGGAATGGAAACTTTCCTAAAGCGACGATTGTACTTCCGAGTCTATCAACTTTTTATCCTACCTATGAGGAATGGAAACGTTGAAGATGTAGGAATGAATACATGCATAATTTTTCTTTTTATCCTACCTATGAGGAATGGAAACTCGTCCCAAATGTTTTGCTTTCCCTGTGGCATTCTACCTTTTTATCCTACCTATGAGGAATGGAAACTTTGGAGGTTTAGATCGGTTGCACCTTCTGAAACTTGCTTTTTATCCTACCTATGAGGAATGGAAACATAATTCGACCTTTAGCTGTTTTCCTTTGAGCATATCTTTTTATCCTACCTATGAGGAATGGAAACTTCTTCTCCTTCTTCAAATATACTACTTTCTATATCACTTTTTATCCTACCTATGAGGAATGGAAACCTAACTAAAGCCCCAAGAGCTGCTATACCTGCGGCTAACTTTTTATCCTACCTATGAGGAATGGAAACCCCCCTTTTCTAACTCCTTAATTTTCCTTTCTAATTCTTTTTATCCTACCTATGAGGAATGGAAACCCCCCTTTTCTAACTCCTTAATTTTCCTTTCTAATTCTTTTTATCCTACCTATGAGGAATGGAAACATTTTAAAATTCTCTGGAACAATTTTTCTTAACTCCTTTTTATCCTACCTATGAGGAATGGAAACGAGGGAACACCCTTTGTAACTCTGAGTTCACTGTTACCTTTTTATCCTACCTATGAGGAATGGAAACCCTCTAAACTAATTGAGGAGGTTATCCTGTGGGTATCCTTTTTATCCTACCTATGAGGAATGGAAACTCCAAAAGATAAAAGAAATAGTAAAGATTTATGACACCTTTTTATCCTACCTATGAGGAATGGAAACCAAGCTTACTTTGAAAACAAAGAAGTAGTGTATAACTTTTTATCCTACCTATGAGGAATGGAAACCTCCAACGGAGCAAAAGGGATAAAAAAGAGGTGAATACTTTTTATCCTACCTATGAGGAATGGAAACAAACCCGAGTGGTTTATAGGATGGTTGCTAAGTTTTTCTTTTTATCCTACCTATGAGGAATGGAAACTTGTCTTTATCTCTCCACGCATTATATTTCCATAAAGCTTTTTATCCTACCTATGAGGAATGGAAACTAGATTGTAATTGCGACATCCGTTGCTTTTGCAGCTAACTTTTTATCCTACCTATGAGGAATGGAAACGCAAATCAACTCTACGTTCTGGATCTTCTTCTTTATCCTTTTTATCCTACCTATGAGGAATGGAAACTAGATTATGTCTTTTCTGAACTTTCATCTGAGGTATCCTTTTTATCCTACCTATGAGGAATGGAAACTCTAATAAACTTCTAATTTGATAACCAAAACATCTGCTTTTTATCCTACCTATGAGGAATGGAAACTACACAAGTGTATTTAAAGTATCTACTACTTCCCTAAACTTTTTATCCTACCTATGAGGAATGGAAACTTGTTAAGCCTTGTCTTTCTCTCAATGGAACTTCTGCTTTTTATCCTACCTATGAGGAATGAAAACATCGGAAGAGTAAATAAAAATAACGGGCTTGCTGTTCCTTTTTATCCTACCTATGAGGAATGGAAACATTCTTTTCTAAAATCATTTGAGAATATTACACTCCTTTTTATCCTACCTATGAGGAATGGAAACTACTTTAAGACCTCCTTAAGTTTAATTTTCTAACCCCTTTTTATCCTACCTATGAGGAATGGAAACTCTAGAAGTCAAGGGATGGTTCACGGCAGCGGATAGCTTTTTATCCTACCTATGAGGAATGGAAACCCTCTAAACTAATTGAGGAGGTTATCCTGTGGGTATCCTTTTTATCCTACCTATGAGGAATGGAAACTCCAAAAGATAAAAGAAATAGTAAAGATTTATGACACCTTTTTATCCTACCTATGAGGAATGGAAACTTCAGTACAAAACTTCTTTGAATAACTGTCATTTCTCTTTTTATCCTACCTATGAGGAATGGAAACAGGCTTTTGATCAATATTCTTAGTTGATTCAATAACTTTTTATCCTACCTATGAGGAATGGAAACTGAAAAAGGGCGTACTGTACAGGTTCAACAGGTTCACTTTTTATCCTACCTATGAGGAATGGAAACTTAGATCGACTTCCAGAAGCTCCGTGTGCAGATGCCTTTTTATCCTACCTATGAGGAATGGAAACGTGCCTGTTGAGGGATCTATTTTTTTGACTGTATCATCACTTTTTATCCTACCTATAAGGAATGGAGGATGGAGAGAGGAATGAAAAGCTGGGGGAGGGAAAGAAAAATATTCCAAGTTTTAAATTATCTGAAATAAGAGATTTATCGAAGTAGTTTGAGTAAGCTGATTCTATACTAATGCCAAGTATTTAAACATTAAGTTTGCTCTTAAAAATATCACTCCTTTGTTGTGAATGTTCACAGCAAGGAGTGATTTGTTTTTGTGAAGTGCTTTATAAGATATTTTTTTTGACTCACTTAGAAAAATAATGGGGAATTTAAACTGGAGTTAACTAACTTTACCAATGGAAAAAGGGGACAAGATATTTTGTTGCATAAGAGGAGTTTATAATTGAATAATTTATTCTTCTAATGATTAAAAGAGTATTTTTCCTTTGTTTATAATTCATTTTTTACAATCCCACTTTTTGAAAGAGAATCAATTTATTATAAAT contains the following coding sequences:
- a CDS encoding adenosylcobalamin-dependent ribonucleoside-diphosphate reductase gives rise to the protein MRVLNKWIQKEPSKNAITILKDRYFLKDGEGNYLESTWDEVAKRIARHVAAAEVNYTNDVEEIKNAEEHFYQLIKSRIFLPNSPTIFNAGKTMDRQLFKKDIEETTLEDYKTIFDSRTKHNMLSACFVIPMDDSMNAIFDAVKNAALIMKYGGGVGYDFSVLRPKGSSIAGTGGKSSGPISFMHVFNTAASTIEQGGARRAAQMAVLRYDHPDVFDFINSKKDNKGNNVLNYFNISVNIDNPKEFKKMLEEDGDLTLEHPASSIRKTIKANDLMNKMVENAWKTGDPGMLFLGRHNQYYAMSEHTPVTATNPCGEEPLPPFGSCNLGSIDVAKLVEDMDLGNPNSDDISEFQEIIYWAVRFLDDVIESNIYPLKEIEEISKKQRFIGLGMMGLADALYIKELPYNSEQARKFMAKLTAELAYFSHIASTELAKERGNFQDFQRSKYPDGFIPFPMLDDEIDEDIKAWNEKIRQHFQGEATKYKRNVQTNTIAPTGSISNLADTSSGIEPNFLLSYVRYMTNKEGDRVPLSYINPILMEKIGTNMTEELKAEIIEKGSIQNIDSIPNEIKKIFVTSMDIPPKDHLLAQHVIQSYLDASCSKTINMPKSSTIEDVKAIYLQALELNLKGLTIYRDGSLETQVLTSASKEEKETSETQGKSVTFFVLDEKHKLRARPRKETLRSVTRKFKHDTGTVYVTVSFDDGGEAVEIFLSDGTETAEVIGRLSSIALRAGVSTDEIVEQLKKVKGTYCKELAQEISKALNDFNQLWGSQIEDYEVIRTGTPKTREEVEKFVYANDLKYEKGYYIDSEGNAYCPSCLSKNTLINESGCVTCTTCGWSKCS
- a CDS encoding DUF190 domain-containing protein, which produces MQYSGEGKILKIYIGETDKWNHEPLYHVLVKKFKKAGMAGTTVIRGIEGFGLNSRIESAHILQLSSDLPLIIEVVDEAEKIEKILPEVQELVKDGLITVEDVKVISYSSSKKVDKE
- the crcB gene encoding fluoride efflux transporter CrcB; translated protein: MVEIFFVGLGGFFGAISRFLLSRWVSLKLEGVLPYGTLIVNVLGSFLLGFIMTFFLEKGLTHPYLRLAITTGFIGALTTFSTFSYETVVLIEERDWFFAVMNILSNLLLGLVSVMGGIILAKAIS